CCCTCCGCGGTTTCAAGGAGGGAATCGAGTAACTGGGTCTGCATGCCTCACCACGCCGGGTATAGTCGGCCCACATTGAATACACCCTCAGGGTCGAAGGCGTGCTTGATGCGCTGATGCAGCTTGAGCAAGGCGGAGGGAAGCGGCTGGAACACCGCATCGGCGGCGCCGCGAAAGCACGCGGCATGCCCTTCCAGACGGGCCGCGGCGGCAAACACCTCATCCGGCGCGGCGCTGCTGCGCAACCAGCGCTGAGCGCCGCCCCAATCCAGCAGCCACTCGCCGGCCAGTTCAGGCAAAGGTGCCAAAGGCTTCACGGACAGCCGCCACAGGGGCGCAGCCCCCTGGAAGAATGGCAGACGCTGCTCAAGCAGATCCCTCCAGAACACCTCGCCATCACCCATCAACTCACCGCCCAAGCGCCGACAAGCGCCACTCAGGCTGGATTCAGCGCCCGATAACCTCAGCCACAGGCGACCATCGGCATGACACGCGGCGGAGATCGGCAGACCCTCGCCCACCCAACGGTTCATGCGTTCCAGGGCGGAGGCTGCATCGGATTCGAAGCATAGGCTGCATTCCGTCTCGGGCCGTGGCAGCACCTTGAGGGAAACTTCCAGCACCACCCCGAGGGTGCCCATGGCCCCGACCATCAGCCGAGATATATCAAACCCGGCCACGTTCTTCATGACCCGGCCGCCAAAGGACAGCGACTCGGCCTTGCCGTTGATCAGCTTGACGCCCAGAACGAAGTCGCGCAGCGAGCCGGCAAAAGGCCGCCGAGGCCCAGATAGACCCGACGCGACCGCACCTCCCAGGGTCGCGCCAGGGCCGAAATGGGGTGGCTCGAAAGCCAGCATCTGCTTATGAGCGGCGAGTTCCGCCTCGATTTCCTTGAGCGGCGTGCCGCAGCGGGCGGTGATCACCAGTTCCGTGGGCTCATATTCCACAATCCCGCAATGCGCTCCCACCGCCAGCGGCTGCGCCTTCACACGTCGCCCGTAGAATCGCTTGCTGCCGGAACCGACGATCTCCAGGCTGTATCTGCCGTCAAGGGCCGATTGCACCTGATGGACCAATTCGTGCTCCCTGTCGCCCGCCCCAGGCCTGCTAGCCAAGTCCTGACTCACAAACGTTCCAGTTCCGGATGCGGCAAAGCACCGCCGTGGACATGCATGGCGCCGAATTCGGCGCAGCGGTGCAGGCTGGGGACCGCCTTGCCTGGATTAAGCAGCCGGCTGACATCGAAGGCCGACTTGACTGCGTGGAACTGGGCCAACTCCGGACCGCGGAACTGGATGCACATCTGATTGATCTTCTCGATGCCGACGCCGTGCTCGCCCGTTACGGTGCCGCCCATGGCGACGCAAAGCTCCAGTATGCGTCCGCCCAGTTCCTCGGCCCGTTCCAGTTCTCCGGGTCGGTTGGCGTCGTACAGGATGAGGGGGTGCAGATTGCCGTCGCCAGCGTGGAACACATTCGCCACGCCCAGCCCGTATGCTGCGGATAGCCGCGCGATCCCGGCCAGCACCTCGGCAAGCCGCCGCCTGGGGATGGTGCCGTCCATGCAATAGTAATCGGGCGCGAGCCGCCCCACGGCGGGAAATGCCGCCTTGCGGCCGGCCCAGAAGCGCCGCCGCTCCGCCTCGTCGCGCGACTCGCGAACCTCCAGCGCGCCGCAAGCCAGCAGAATTTCCCGGGAGCGCGCCAGATCGGCCGCCACCTGGTGCTCGCCGCCATCCATCTCACATAAGACCAGGGCGGCGGCATCCACCGGGTAACCCGCCTGGATGAACGCCTCCGCCGCCTGTATGGCAAGACTGTCCATCATTTCCAGGCCGGCGGGCAGCAGTCCGCCGCCCACTATGGAGGCCACGGCATGTCCGGCCTTCTCCACGGAATCGAACGCGGCCAGCAGCACGCGGGCGACCTCTGGCCTGGGCAGGAGTTTCACCGTGGCTTCGATGATGATGCCGAGGAGCCCCTCGGAACCCGTCAGCAGGGCCAGCAGGTCATAGCCCGGACTGTCCAGGGCGGCCCCGCCCAGTTCCAGCAATTCCCCTTCCATGGTCAGCAGCTTCATCCCCAGCAGATTGTGCACGGTGAGGCCGTACTTGAGGCAGTGCACGCCGCCGGCGTTCTCCGCCACATTGCCGCCGATGGTGCAGGCGATCTGCGAAGACGGGTCCGGCGCGTAATACAAGCCGTGAATTGCCGCGGCTTCGGAGATGGCGAGGTTACGCACGCCGGGCTCCACCCGCGCGATGCGGTTCAGAGGGTCAATCTCCAGAATCCGGGTGAACTTGGCCAGGCTCAGCAACACGCCATTGTCCACCGGCAGGGCGCCCCCCGACAGTCCGGTCCCGGCACCGCGCGCCACCACCGGCACGCCATGTTGGTGACACAGGCGCAGCACGCCCCGCACCTGCTCGATGCTTTCCGGAAGCGCCACCAGCCAGGGCAGCGTGCGGTAGGCGGAGAGTCCGTCGCACTCGAAGGGAGCCAGGTCTTCCTGCTCTGAAAGGAGCTGCTCCGCAGGCATCACCTCCCCCAGCAGTCTCAGGAACAGTCCCTTGTCCATGCCGTGCCCGATGCGCTCTTCCGGGTCGATACGGTAACTCAAGGTGACTGCTCCGGTGGCTCGGAATCGCGCGGCGGTCCGTCACGCAGGAACAGGCGGTACAGGAGCATGCCCGCGACGAAGCCTCCCAAGTGGCCCCACCACGCCACGTCGGCATAGCCACCTCCCGCGGTCAGACCTCCCGTGGCTTTATAGAGTTGGATAATGACCCACACGCCCAGGAAGGCGATGGCCGGCACCTGGATGAATAGCGGCATGAAGAAGACCCATATGACGATGCGGGCATAGGGATAGAGAAAGAAAAACGCGCCCATGATGCCCGCCAGACCGCCGGACGCACCGATGGCCGGCACGGTGGCATCGGGGCTGAAATAAATCTGCAGCCAGCCGGCCACGATCCCGCAGATCAGATAGAAAGCGAGGTAGCGCACGCCGCCCATCCGATCCTCGATATTGTCGCCGAAGATCCAGAGTAGCCACATATTGGCCACCAGATGCATCCAGCTTCCGTGCAGGAACATGCTGGAAACGAACGGCGTGTAGTCGTTGGCCGGCAAGCCGGCCCAGGCGGCCCAGTCGGGATGGGCGTAGCGCGCCGGCACCAGGCCATAGAGGTAGAACAACCGCGTTTGGGCCTGCTCCGGAATCATCAGCGAAAACACGAACGCGCCAAAATTCGCCACCATGAGCGACCAGGTGACCCACGGCGTATTGACGCAGGGAATCGTGTCTCGATAGGGAATCATTGCCTAAAAACGGTCCATCCAGAAAGCTGGCTCACCACATGCGCCTTGCGTGGGTGCGGAAGCGCATGAACCCGTCCACCGCACCCAGCATGGCGAGCCCCAGGGCAGCATACTGCGGCATCATGGCAATCAGCACATACGGCGGCGCAGCCCACAGCCATGACAGCCGGCGCTGGACAACGATGCCGTGGATCACCGCAAGTCCCACGAATAGATACATCATCAAGGCGACCAGGAACAAGTCCGACATCAGAACCAGGCTGAAGACCGAGACTGCAAAAAGCACAACGGCCACCAGCACGGTCACGCTGACCGGCAGGCGCAAGGCGCGGAACTCCTGCCCGAATCCCCCTGGATAATACACCAGCGACTGCATCCAGCGCGCCAGCAGCAGGCTGAGCATAGCCCCTACGCCCATGGCGAAGGCCACCAGGCCATTCATCAACGGCAGGGTGCCGTCGCGCTCGAAACCCTGCACGGTCGCACCCGGCACCCCCGCAACTGCGCGCTCCAGCCAATCTCTCCAGAACGCTTCCACGTCGCCGGTCAGCACATGCATGGCGAGGACCCAGAACAGGCAGGTGGAGCCCACGGCAAGCACAGCCATTCCCTGCGAGCGATACGCCCGCAGCGCCCAGGCCCCCGCCAGCACCGGCACCCATAATGAGACGACGATGGGAAAGGCCAGGCCGGGCCGCAGGTTGACCAGCAACCACCCGACCCCCACCACAAGCAGAGCGCCCGCCGAGATGAGGGCGGCGATCAGGGTGCCGTGACGAAGTGCCACCAAGGCCAAAACCGCAGCGCTGAGCACGGCGGCAGGTAGAAAAATCAGAGACAAGGCGCCCAACACACCGGCAGCAAAAACCGCATGCAGGGGATGCCTCAGCAACAACGAGGCGAGTTCGCCCATGTGCTCGAGCCTCCTTCAGAATTGATTCAACATACTCATGGACCGCGGCAACGGCATTTGGTTTCGTGCCCCCCGCAGGGCCCGCACAGCGCCGCGGCACGGCGTCCGCGCGGATTCGGATTCCCCAATGACAGGCAGGACCGAAGACATGGGCGTTTGCCGGCGAAGCGATTAAACTGGCCGTCCATCGTAGAGGAGAACCCCATGACAGAACAACAACAAGCTCCAGCGCTGGCGGAAGCGGACAGGGTGGCTGGCGGCGGACTTCTGGATCGGCGCCTGTTCCTCAGGCAGGGTGCGGCATTCGGCCTGGCAGCCACCGTCGCCCCGGCGGCTGCGCTGGCAGGTGAAATCGAGCGTCCCGCCTGGATGCGCTCGCCGGGCGCCCCCTTCTCCAACTACGGACAACCCTCCTCGCACGAAAAAGGCGTGATCCGCTGGGTCGCCGCCAACCCCGGAGCGCCGGGCAACGGCATCTCCTGGACGCCCCTGCAGAAACTGGCGGGAACGATTACGCCATCCGGTCTGCACTTCGAACGCCATCATAACGGCGTACCGCAAATCGACCCCGACCAGCACCGTCTGCTGATCCATGGCCTGGTGAAAACACCGCTGTTTTTCTCCCTCGAAGCGCTGTACCGCTATCCCATGGTGTCGCGCACCTGTTTCATCGAATGTGGCGGCAACAGCAACGCCGGCTGGCACGAGGAACCCATGCAGGCGCCCCTGGGCAACATGCACGGGCTGGTGTCCTGCAGCGAATGGACCGGCGTGCCCCTTCGCCTGCTCCTGGAGGAAGCCGGTCTCGACCCGAAAGCCCTGTGGATCATCGCCGAAGGCGCCGACGCAGCGGCCATGAACGTGAGCATTCCCCTGCGCAAGGCCATGGACGACGCCCTGATTGCCGTCTATCAGAATGGCGAGCACCTGCGGCCCGAGAACGGCTACCCCATGCGCTTGCTGTTGCCTGGCTGGGAAGGCGTCACCCAGGTCAAGTGGCTGCGCAACCTGGAGGTGGCCGATCAACCGGTCATGGCGCGTAACGAAACCGCCAAGTACACGGAACTGCAACCGAACGGTAAATCGCGCCAATTCACCTTCGTCATGGAGGCCAAATCCCTGATCACGCACCCCTCGCCGGGGCACCGCCTGCGGGAGCGAGGGGTCTATCCCATCAGTGGCCTGGCCTGGAGTGGGCGCGGCAAGATCCGACGCGTGGAGGTCTCTGCCGACGGGGGACGCAGCTGGGCCGATGCCGAGTTGCAGGAACCGGTGCTGCCCTGTAGTTTCACCCGCTTCCGGATTCCCTGGCGCTGGGATGGGGCTCCGGCGCTGTTGAAAAGCCGTGCCACCGACGAGACCGGTTACGTGCAACCCGAGCGCAGCCGGCTGATCGCCGAACGCGGCCGAAACGGGTATTTCCACTACAACGCCATCGTCTGCTGGTCCGTATCCACCGAAGGAGAGCTGACCCATGTGTACGCGTGATCCTTTCCTGAATCGGCTAGCGACCGCCGTGGCCCTGATCGCGGCCCTGTCCAATGCCAACGCCGAAGGGCTGGGCATACCCGCGAGTGCGGCGGAAGTTGCGGCGCGCCGCCTGAACGTTTTCCCGGACGGCAAGGGACTGCCCGATGGCAAGGGCAGCGCCTTAGAGGGCAAAGCCATCTACGCCGAGCGCTGTGCCTCCTGCCACGGCGCGACCGGAACCGGCGGCAGCGCCGAGGAATTGGCCGGTGGCCGGCTCGACGGCCCCAGCCCGGACAAGACCATAGGCACCTATTGGCCCTATGCCACCACCGTCTTCGATTTCGTCCGCCGTTCCATGCCCCTGGATGCGCCTGGGTCCCTCAGCAGCGATCAGCTGTATGCGGTGACGGCCTATCTGTTGAACCTGAACGGCATCATCGATGAGCGCGCCGAGATGAACGCAGCCACCCTGCCCCAGGTCAAGATGCCCAACCGGGGTGGCTTCATTGCCATCGACGCCGCCTTGACTCCGCCTTGACGCGACCTTTAGACGCAGTCCGAGGGCGGGTCATGACCACTGAGCCGGGGCGCCGGGACCGCCCCGTAAATTTTGTCGGGAGATTGTTGACACGACCTGGCGAGATCCGCATAATGCGCACTTCCCAAGCAGCTCAGCGCTGCACCTCTTGCCGAGGTGGTGAAATTGGTAGACACGCATGTTTCAGGTACATGTGAGGCGACTCGTGGAGGTTCAAGTCCTCTCCTCGGCACCATATTTCTTCTTCGTTTGATTCCAAAGAACTAAGTCTCCGCGTCGTTTCAATGACGCCGCGAGCCGCTTGAATCCCCTCGTTTGCCCAAGCCCCGAGGTTCCTGAAGTCTAAGCAGGTCTACGGATTCCGCCATCGCCGCGGCAGGCAGAGACTATTCGCGTTCGTCAACTTCCGCCATCCCGCGCGGGCTCGCCAGGACAGTTCACGGCGTCCCGGCACGGGGTACGCGCAGCAATCGCCTTGCGTCCGCGGCCAGATTCTCCCACCACGGCCCGCAAGGCTCCGATGCACCGCATCCGGACCCAACGACCCCGAGGAGGCCGACATGAAAGCGCCGCCACCCCCGAACCAACCGCCAGAGCACGAACGCCGCGACCGATTACTGAAGGAACGCGTGCACGATACCTACAAAGCGCGGCTAAAGCCGCAGGAGCCGTCGGTCTGCGCCCAGTGCGGAGCCGTGTTCCACCAGGGCCGCTGGCAGTGGCTCGCAGCCCCCGAAGCCTTCGGCAGCACCTTGTGCCCGGCCTGCCAGCGCATCCAGGACAAGGTACCTGCCGGTCACCTCTGCGTCAGCGGCGAATTCGCCCGCGCTCACCACGAGGAAATCATAAATCTGATCCGCCATGTGGAGCAGCACCAAGCCCGGGAGCATCCCCTGCACCGGATAATGAATGTGGAGACCTCGGGTGAAGAACTGCACATCACCTTCACGGACCCCCACCTAGCCCGCGGGGTCGCCGAAGCCTTGCACAGTGCCTACCAGGGTGAGATGGAATTTTCCTATGCCAACGAGGAACCGATGCTGCGGGTCCGTTGGAAAAGATAACGGCCCGCCGTACCCTCGGTTCATCGGGCCGAACGGGCTCACGCGCAGACTGCATAGCGGCCGGAATAAAGAAGGCCGTGCAAGCACGGCCTTGAGGAAGGAGTTGTGCGGAGCGGAGCCCCGCCTTTTCTTTTGGTTCTTTCAGTCGCCGCGTCCACGCTTGCCAACCAACTGAATTTCCTGCGCGGTAGGGGCAGTGTGCCGGCTTACCGCTGTTGCCTAATAAGGAGCAAAGGGCATGCCATAAGCCCCATCTCCAGACATTTCGGGCTTTGCGCCTATACTTAACGGCAATCCACTGACAGAAGTGTCAAAAACGGCTGACACTTCTGTCATGACAGCCGTAACAGGCGGCGAGTCGCCCCTTACCCAACATGGATCGAATGGCGTCGACGATCACCCTGCATTCCCTGCTGGAAACCCACGACCAGCCTTTTTGCGTGATTGATGCCTCGCTGCGGGTGATCGCGGTCAATCACGCCTACGAAACCCTGTTCGCCAGGAATCGCGATACCCTCGTCGGACAACCCTGCTGCCATCTCGCCGGCGATGAGCATGACGAGCATCAGCCCTGCCGGCACCAGCGGATGTTTCGGGATCTCGAGCCCTACCAGATCATCCATTCAGTCACCGATGGCGTGGACCAATCCCGCAGTTTTCGGGTTCGCGGCTTCCCGCTGGTGGACAGCGGCAGTCATCTCTTTCTCGGTGAATCCATCCTGCCCGTGGGCTTCAGCGGCGCCTTGGGCCAGTCTGCCATGGCGGGCGAATGCCCACGCTTTCGGCAACTGCTGGAACGGCTCACATTGGCGGCGGGCAGCCTTGCCCCGGTACTGCTGGAAGGCGAAACAGGCACGGGCAAGGAACTGGCCGCGCAATTCATACATGCCCACTCAACTCGGGCGAGCGGCCAACTGGTGGTGGTGGATTGCACGGTGCTGGGCGAGGCGCTTTTCGAGAGCGAACTATTCGGCCACGAAAGAGGCGCCTTTACCGGGTCGGCAGGTTCCAAGCCTGGCCTGTTCGAACTGGCTCACCAGGGCACCCTGTTCCTGGATGAGATCGGCGAACTTCCGCTGACACAACAGCCCAAGCTGCTGCGCGCGCTGGAATCGGGATCCTTCCGCCGCGTCGGCGGCACCGAGACGCGCAAGGCCGACGTGCGCGTGATCAGCGCCAGCCACCGTGATCTCGCCGCGATGGTACAAGCGGGGACTTTCCGCGCCGACCTCTACTACCGGCTCGCCGTCTTGCCCGTCGCAGTACCGGCGCTACGGGAGCGCGGCGGCGACATTCCTGTCATAGCCCGGCACTTGCTCGCTCAAATCGGCGCCTCCGTAGGGCGTCAACTGAGCTTATCTCTCGCCGCCGCAGAAAGGCTGCAGCAGCACGCCTTTCCCGGCAATATCCGGGAATTGCGCAATGCCTTGCAGTTGGCGGCGGCCCTGGCTCCCTTCGGCCGCATCGAAGCGGAGCATGTGGTGCTTGGCACCAGGGGCGGCGCCCATGCCGCCACGGCGCCACGGGAGGGCAGACCGGCTGCGTCGCCCAACCCTCTGGACGAACTGGAGATGTCCTACCTGAAGGAGCTGCTGCGGCGCCACCACGGCAACCGGAAGCTGGCCGCCGAGGAAATGAACGTCAGCGAGCGCACCTTTTACCGCAAGCTCAAACGTTATCACCTGAATGACGCGCATGAGCATTGACACCGGCAAACTTGGCCTGATCGACGCCCTGTGGGCGCTGGATGTAACGGGAAAACACCCGGAGGATTTCAATGCGCCGCACGATATGCGCGAGCGCATTCAGGGAGCCCAGCAACTGCCGCCGCTGCCGGAAATGGCCCAGCGCGTGCTCGCTCTCAAGAGCGACCCTAAGGCCGACGCACGCAAGCTTGCCCAGATCGTCGAACTGGACCCGAGCCTCGCGGGACAGGTGATCCGCTGGTCCAATTCCGCGCGTTACGGCTTCCAGAGCCGCATTCTTTCGGTGAAGGACGCCATCACCCTGGCCTTGGGTTACGAACAGGTTTTCAACCTGGCCCTGGCACTGAGCGCAATCCGTCCCTTCCAGGTGCCGGTGGAAGGCCCTTTGGGTAAACGATTTTTCTGGCGACAGACCCTGGCCGGGTCCGCCCTGATGCAGAAATTACTGTACCTTAGCTCGCTGGAGGCGCGTCCGGATGCGAGCGCGCTGCACCTCGTCTATCTGCTGCACAACATCGGCCACCTGCTGCTGGCCCATTTGTTCCGTGCGGAGTTCGATTATCTGCGCTGCAGCATCAGCGCCAATCCGGATGCCCGGTTGATTGCCCTGGAGCGCTATCTGCTGGACGTGGATCATGGACAGATTGGCGCCTGGCTGATGGCCAGCTGGCGCATGCCGGAGCTGATCCAGACGGTCACCCTGCATCACCACAATCCCTATTATCGCGGCGAGCACCAGGAAATGGTCTGGCTTACCTGTCTGACTGACCGCCTACTCGGCAAGATCGGCATCGGGGACGCCCGCAATTGTTCACCCACCAACTCGCATCTCTTGAACCGCCTGGGCATGGAGCCGGACAAGGCGGAAGAGCGACTTGTGGAAATCGAGGACGCCCTTACCGAACTCGATGAGGCCGTCGAGGCCTTGTGCGGCAACGAGAGCACATAGTCGCGCGCCGGCCGGGCCGTCAGGCATCCCGGCGCACTTCGAAATCTCCGAACTCATCACGCGCGGGTTCTTCGAACGACTCCAGGCTGTCCACCCGGGCCCGGGCCGGCCCATGGGCGCACCAGCTCCGCAGCCTGTCGACGGCGCGGGCCTCGCCCTGAGCCAGGATTTCAACCCGGCCGTCGGACAGATTCCGCACCCAGCCCACCAACCCCAAGGCGCGTGCCTGATCCTGCGTGGCGGCGCGAAAGAACACGCCCTGCACCCTGCCTTCCACCACGATACGCTCGCGTTTGACTTCCAACACTCGACATCCCGGCACGGTTCCCCGAGGCGCCACCCTGACCAAACCTACCCTATCGCCACCCGCCAAAGCGGCGTTATGATGACTTCACAATGTCTGAACTCAACGATCCCCGCGTTCTGTTCGCAGCGGAACGCACCCTGCTGGCCTGGAGCCGTACCAGCCTGACCCTCATGGGCTTTGGCTTCGTACTGGAGCGCTTTGGCCTGTTCCTGAAGTTCATGGTGCCGGGAAGGGCCATCGTCGATGACCACAATGCGTCCGCCTGGATCGGGTTGAGCTTCATCCTGCTGGGCTGCGCCTTTCTCCTGCTGTCATCGCGGCAGTACCGTCAGGTGCTGAAAACGCTGGCGCCGCCGGAAATACCGGAGCGCTACTCCCCTTACCTGCCCTTGCTTCTCAACCTGTGCCTGCTGATGATGGGCGTGACCCTGAGCGCCTACGTCATCTATTCGGTCTGCGCTCAATGAGCGCGCCCAAGTCCATGTTCAGACGGGCCCCGGCGCTGTTCTGCCTTGCCTTGGCGGTGAGTTCGAACTGTTGGGCGGAATCCCTCTCGCGGCAGTTGCAGAACCTGGCGCAAACCCACCAGTTTCGGCTGGAAGGCCTCGATCGGCTGAACCGGGAACCGGGCCGGCCGGTCGAGGGCGACCTACGGGAGCAGGTGCAGGATCTGCTGTCCAATTACAACTACGTGCTCATCCAAGGTACCGGCGGACGCATTGAACGGGTTTCCATCACCAGCCTCAAGGACCCCAGCGCAAAGCCCCGCTTCAGTCCGGTAGTGGCCACGACCCGCTATGGCAGCCACCATCAGGTGCAGGCCAGGGTTACCGGCCCCTCCGGCCAGGCGGCGGAAGTCACGCTGCTGGTGGACACCGGAGCCACCACCCTGGTGCTGCCGGAATCCATGATCGAAACCCTGGGCTTCGACCCGGCCAGCCTGCGGCCCGCCGTTAGCCAAACCGCCAGCGATACGGTGAACATCCGCATCGGCACCCTGCCCTCCGTCCAGGTCGGCCAGGTGGTGGCCGAGAATGTCGACGTCAGCTTCTTCCCCGACCAGCGACTCAACGGCGCCATGCTGCTGGGCATGAGCTTTCTCAACCGCTACCGGTTCTCTCTGGACGACGAAAACAGCGAACTGACCCTGATCGCCAAATAAGTCGCCAATACGCCTAGGGCAACAGGGTGAAATTCGGGCTCACGACACTGCCGAGCACCTTCCCGGAAGCTCCCTTGAGCAGCACGCGCACCTTGCTTTTCCCGTAGGTCTTGGTCAAAGCTGGCACGGTCCAGGCGTAGCTGCCGGGATTACCCTGAAGCTTCGCCAGCTTCTTCCAGGCCTTGCCGCCGTTGAGGCTGTAAGCCAGTTCCACTTTGCGCACCGCCCCCTTGGTAGCGAAGGTCTCCCAGATGATGTTCAGAACGTGGCCTGAATTGACCACTTCGCCGCCCACCGGCGTCTTCATGCTGATGACCTGGATGGTGAAAGCCTTGGCCGAGCGCACGCTGCCTATCTCCAGACCGTCCTGATTGAATCCGGTAACACGCAGCAGGGATTTGCTCTGGTTGCCGGTCACTGCCGGAACACTCCAGGGGTAGGTGGTCTCCGAAAGACCCGTGGCGATTTTCTTCCAGCTCGTGCCGCCATTCAGCGAATAATCCAGGCGGTAGCTCACCACATCGCCGGGGATCCCGCCTTGCAGATCCCATGACACCTGATACAGTGACCCGGCCGGCAAGGTCTCGCCGCCATCGGGTGCGACCAGGGTCAGGGTTCCGGGGTATGTGATCTTCACCTTGGTGTTGACTTGCAGCGAGCTGCCGGGGTTGTTGCTCCAGTCGAGCTGAGCCTGGTTCTTGCTCGTCCCGAGCCTCGACGGAACCACGACCAGCTCCACCGTAGCACTGGAACCACCCGCCAGCGTTCCCAGATCGCAGTTCACCACCGCATCCACCGGTGCGCAGCTACCCGTGCTGGGCGTTGCGGACACCAGGGTCGCGCCCTCGGGCAGGGCGTCGGCGAGCGAG
The genomic region above belongs to Methyloterricola oryzae and contains:
- the soxC gene encoding sulfite dehydrogenase; the protein is MTEQQQAPALAEADRVAGGGLLDRRLFLRQGAAFGLAATVAPAAALAGEIERPAWMRSPGAPFSNYGQPSSHEKGVIRWVAANPGAPGNGISWTPLQKLAGTITPSGLHFERHHNGVPQIDPDQHRLLIHGLVKTPLFFSLEALYRYPMVSRTCFIECGGNSNAGWHEEPMQAPLGNMHGLVSCSEWTGVPLRLLLEEAGLDPKALWIIAEGADAAAMNVSIPLRKAMDDALIAVYQNGEHLRPENGYPMRLLLPGWEGVTQVKWLRNLEVADQPVMARNETAKYTELQPNGKSRQFTFVMEAKSLITHPSPGHRLRERGVYPISGLAWSGRGKIRRVEVSADGGRSWADAELQEPVLPCSFTRFRIPWRWDGAPALLKSRATDETGYVQPERSRLIAERGRNGYFHYNAIVCWSVSTEGELTHVYA
- a CDS encoding FAD-linked oxidase C-terminal domain-containing protein, with protein sequence MSYRIDPEERIGHGMDKGLFLRLLGEVMPAEQLLSEQEDLAPFECDGLSAYRTLPWLVALPESIEQVRGVLRLCHQHGVPVVARGAGTGLSGGALPVDNGVLLSLAKFTRILEIDPLNRIARVEPGVRNLAISEAAAIHGLYYAPDPSSQIACTIGGNVAENAGGVHCLKYGLTVHNLLGMKLLTMEGELLELGGAALDSPGYDLLALLTGSEGLLGIIIEATVKLLPRPEVARVLLAAFDSVEKAGHAVASIVGGGLLPAGLEMMDSLAIQAAEAFIQAGYPVDAAALVLCEMDGGEHQVAADLARSREILLACGALEVRESRDEAERRRFWAGRKAAFPAVGRLAPDYYCMDGTIPRRRLAEVLAGIARLSAAYGLGVANVFHAGDGNLHPLILYDANRPGELERAEELGGRILELCVAMGGTVTGEHGVGIEKINQMCIQFRGPELAQFHAVKSAFDVSRLLNPGKAVPSLHRCAEFGAMHVHGGALPHPELERL
- a CDS encoding c-type cytochrome, with the protein product MCTRDPFLNRLATAVALIAALSNANAEGLGIPASAAEVAARRLNVFPDGKGLPDGKGSALEGKAIYAERCASCHGATGTGGSAEELAGGRLDGPSPDKTIGTYWPYATTVFDFVRRSMPLDAPGSLSSDQLYAVTAYLLNLNGIIDERAEMNAATLPQVKMPNRGGFIAIDAALTPP
- a CDS encoding rhomboid family intramembrane serine protease, whose translation is MIPYRDTIPCVNTPWVTWSLMVANFGAFVFSLMIPEQAQTRLFYLYGLVPARYAHPDWAAWAGLPANDYTPFVSSMFLHGSWMHLVANMWLLWIFGDNIEDRMGGVRYLAFYLICGIVAGWLQIYFSPDATVPAIGASGGLAGIMGAFFFLYPYARIVIWVFFMPLFIQVPAIAFLGVWVIIQLYKATGGLTAGGGYADVAWWGHLGGFVAGMLLYRLFLRDGPPRDSEPPEQSP
- a CDS encoding acylphosphatase; the protein is MLEVKRERIVVEGRVQGVFFRAATQDQARALGLVGWVRNLSDGRVEILAQGEARAVDRLRSWCAHGPARARVDSLESFEEPARDEFGDFEVRRDA
- the glcE gene encoding glycolate oxidase subunit GlcE, with protein sequence MASRPGAGDREHELVHQVQSALDGRYSLEIVGSGSKRFYGRRVKAQPLAVGAHCGIVEYEPTELVITARCGTPLKEIEAELAAHKQMLAFEPPHFGPGATLGGAVASGLSGPRRPFAGSLRDFVLGVKLINGKAESLSFGGRVMKNVAGFDISRLMVGAMGTLGVVLEVSLKVLPRPETECSLCFESDAASALERMNRWVGEGLPISAACHADGRLWLRLSGAESSLSGACRRLGGELMGDGEVFWRDLLEQRLPFFQGAAPLWRLSVKPLAPLPELAGEWLLDWGGAQRWLRSSAAPDEVFAAAARLEGHAACFRGAADAVFQPLPSALLKLHQRIKHAFDPEGVFNVGRLYPAW
- a CDS encoding YidH family protein, with the translated sequence MSELNDPRVLFAAERTLLAWSRTSLTLMGFGFVLERFGLFLKFMVPGRAIVDDHNASAWIGLSFILLGCAFLLLSSRQYRQVLKTLAPPEIPERYSPYLPLLLNLCLLMMGVTLSAYVIYSVCAQ
- a CDS encoding HDOD domain-containing protein translates to MSIDTGKLGLIDALWALDVTGKHPEDFNAPHDMRERIQGAQQLPPLPEMAQRVLALKSDPKADARKLAQIVELDPSLAGQVIRWSNSARYGFQSRILSVKDAITLALGYEQVFNLALALSAIRPFQVPVEGPLGKRFFWRQTLAGSALMQKLLYLSSLEARPDASALHLVYLLHNIGHLLLAHLFRAEFDYLRCSISANPDARLIALERYLLDVDHGQIGAWLMASWRMPELIQTVTLHHHNPYYRGEHQEMVWLTCLTDRLLGKIGIGDARNCSPTNSHLLNRLGMEPDKAEERLVEIEDALTELDEAVEALCGNEST
- a CDS encoding sigma-54 interaction domain-containing protein; protein product: MASTITLHSLLETHDQPFCVIDASLRVIAVNHAYETLFARNRDTLVGQPCCHLAGDEHDEHQPCRHQRMFRDLEPYQIIHSVTDGVDQSRSFRVRGFPLVDSGSHLFLGESILPVGFSGALGQSAMAGECPRFRQLLERLTLAAGSLAPVLLEGETGTGKELAAQFIHAHSTRASGQLVVVDCTVLGEALFESELFGHERGAFTGSAGSKPGLFELAHQGTLFLDEIGELPLTQQPKLLRALESGSFRRVGGTETRKADVRVISASHRDLAAMVQAGTFRADLYYRLAVLPVAVPALRERGGDIPVIARHLLAQIGASVGRQLSLSLAAAERLQQHAFPGNIRELRNALQLAAALAPFGRIEAEHVVLGTRGGAHAATAPREGRPAASPNPLDELEMSYLKELLRRHHGNRKLAAEEMNVSERTFYRKLKRYHLNDAHEH
- a CDS encoding BCAM0308 family protein, with translation MKAPPPPNQPPEHERRDRLLKERVHDTYKARLKPQEPSVCAQCGAVFHQGRWQWLAAPEAFGSTLCPACQRIQDKVPAGHLCVSGEFARAHHEEIINLIRHVEQHQAREHPLHRIMNVETSGEELHITFTDPHLARGVAEALHSAYQGEMEFSYANEEPMLRVRWKR